One stretch of Zingiber officinale cultivar Zhangliang chromosome 6B, Zo_v1.1, whole genome shotgun sequence DNA includes these proteins:
- the LOC121989111 gene encoding protein AE7-like isoform X1, with amino-acid sequence MASGLINANPVVYERKERQVRSSPTIINENAEELIDQQEIFDYIRDIQDPEHPYTLEELNVVNEDSIEVNAKQNTVRVTFTPTVEHCSLATTIGLCLRVKLMRSLPSHYKVDIRVAPGTHSTEASVNKQLNDKERVAAALENPNLMYMINRCLESAYCD; translated from the exons ATGGCTTCTGGATTGATAAATGCCAATCCTGTAGTGTATGAAAGAAAAGAGCGTCAAGTTCGAAGCTCACCTACCATCATCAATGAGAATGCAGAAGAGCTTATTGATCAACAGGAAATTTTTG ATTATATTAGAGATATACAGGATCCGGAACACCCATACACACTGGAAGAGTTGAATGTGGTTAATGAAGATTCAATTGAAGTGAATGCTAAGCAAAATACTGTTAG GGTTACTTTTACTCCAACTGTTGAGCATTGCAGTTTAGCCACTACCATCGGACTTTGTCTTCGTGTCAAACTGATGCGCAGTCTCCCTTCTCATTACAAG GTGGACATAAGGGTGGCGCCTGGGACGCACTCTACTGAAGCTTCTG tAAACAAGCAGTTAAATGACAAAGAACGTGTTGCAGCAGCTTTGGAAAATCCTAATTTGATGTATATGATAAATCGATGCTTAGAATCAGCCTACTGCGACTAA
- the LOC121989111 gene encoding protein AE7-like isoform X2: MKEKSVKFEAHLPSSMRMQKSLLINRKFLIRDIQDPEHPYTLEELNVVNEDSIEVNAKQNTVRVTFTPTVEHCSLATTIGLCLRVKLMRSLPSHYKVDIRVAPGTHSTEASVNKQLNDKERVAAALENPNLMYMINRCLESAYCD; the protein is encoded by the exons ATGAAAGAAAAGAGCGTCAAGTTCGAAGCTCACCTACCATCATCAATGAGAATGCAGAAGAGCTTATTGATCAACAGGAAATTTTTG ATTAGAGATATACAGGATCCGGAACACCCATACACACTGGAAGAGTTGAATGTGGTTAATGAAGATTCAATTGAAGTGAATGCTAAGCAAAATACTGTTAG GGTTACTTTTACTCCAACTGTTGAGCATTGCAGTTTAGCCACTACCATCGGACTTTGTCTTCGTGTCAAACTGATGCGCAGTCTCCCTTCTCATTACAAG GTGGACATAAGGGTGGCGCCTGGGACGCACTCTACTGAAGCTTCTG tAAACAAGCAGTTAAATGACAAAGAACGTGTTGCAGCAGCTTTGGAAAATCCTAATTTGATGTATATGATAAATCGATGCTTAGAATCAGCCTACTGCGACTAA